A stretch of DNA from Streptomyces spiramyceticus:
TTCGCCAGCGCCAATCCCGCCAGGCCGAAGAGGATGACCGGGAGCTGCGTCGACTCCGTGACGTACTCCGACACGGCATGCGGCACCAGCGCGAAGACCAGGCCCGCCACCACCGCGAACTGCGGGCGCCGTACCCCTGCCGCGACCACCACCGCCAGCCAGATCAAGCCCGTCATCGCGGTGAAGTCGGTCGCCGTGATGCGGGTGTTGTACGACGCGTACATCACGCCACCGAAGCCCGCGATCCCCGCCGACAGGGTGAACAGCATCAGCTTCGTACGGATGACCGAGACGCCCGAGGCCGATGCCGCCGCAGGAGCGGAACGTACCGCCAGCATCGCCCGACCCGAAGGGGAGTTGCGCAGGGCGCTCAGCGAGGCGACCGCCGCCGTCAGCAGGAACACCAGGGCCACGCCCATCGCCCGGTCGTCGGCCAGGTTTACGGGTCCGAAGACGGGGCGCGGGATCTCCCAGCCCGTGTCGCCGTTCCTCAACCACCGCATCTGGAAGAGCACTTGGTCCGCCAGAAAGGCCAGGGCAAGCGTGGCCAGCGCCAGCGATCGCCCTCCCAGCCGCAGCGCGGGAAGCGCCACCAGCGCCCCGAGTGCCGCCGCCGCGCACGTGCCCACCAGCGCCGCGGCCACGAACGGCCAGCCGTGGCTCATCAGCAGCCCGGCCACGAGCGCCGCCCCCGTCACAAACGTCGCCTGCGCCAGGCTGACCATCGCGCCGAGCCCCGTCACCACCGTGAAGGAGACGAAGACCAGCGAGATCGCGAGCCCCTGCGCAAGGATCCCGCTCCAGAAGGGCGTCGTGACGGTGTAGAAGGCCGCCGACAGCAGTGCCGCGCCCGACGCCCACGGCCCCCATCTCCGCGCCCACGACCGCCCGGCGAGATAGTCGACCGGCGGTGCGTCCGCCGCCGCCGTCCCCGCCGTCCGCTGTCGGCGCGTCATCACCAGCAGTCCTGCGAAGAGGATCAGGAAGGGCACCGCCGTACGGAATCCGGTGATGTCGTCGGCGAAGGACGCGTATCCGGCCGTCAGATTCTGGAGTACGCCCAGTCCCAGCCCGCCCGCGAACGCCAGCGGAATCGACGCGAACCGCCCCAGCACCGCCGCCGTCGCCGACACGAACAAGAACAGGGTGTAGTCGTGGGCGGACAGGCCGAGCAGCGGCGTCGCCAGCACACCCGCCAGTCCCGCCAGCCCCGACGAAAGCATCCAAGCCACCGACGACAGCCGGTCCGCGCTGATGCCGCGAAGCTCCACCAGTGTGCGGTTGTCGACGGCGGCGCGCAGTCGCAGCCCGAGTCCGGTGTGCCGCATCAGCACCCAGAGCCCCACGGCCACCACGGCCGTCGCCAGCCACGTGATCAGCTGGTCGGAGTCGATGCCGACGCCGTCCATCAGCTGCCAGGACGTGGCCGGGCTCGGTCCGACTCCCGGCAGCCCGAACTGGTTCTCGGCAGGCACCACGGGCGCTCCCGCCTCCGCCAGCAGCTCCACCGCCCACAGCCCGGCGGCCGGCAGCGCGACGAGCAGCCCGATCGTCGCCACGATCTGCGCCGTCTCGCCGACCCGCGCCAGCTTCCTGAACATCAGCCGGTCGAGCCCCCACCCGATCCCCGGCGCGACGACACACACGAGCAGGAACGCGGTCGGCACAGCGGGCCACCCGAAGCCCGAGTGCAGCTCGTAGAAGGCGAGCGCGCACAGATAAGCCGTCGCGCCGTGCGCGAAGTTGAACAGCCCCGACGCGGAGTACGAGAGGACAAGCCCCGTGGCCAGCAGGGCGTACAGCGCACCCGAGACCAGCCCGCTCAGCACAAAGCCCAGCAGATCACCCATGACGGGACCCCATCCCTAATCGAAGGGGATGGGCGGATAGCACTTGAACGGCGAAGACACCTTGTACTTGCCGTCCTTCAGCTGCACCAGCGCCCCGCAGCCAAAGCTCTCGCGCTGCCCCTTGGGCTCGGCCCGGTCGCCCACCAGCGTCCCGCTGTCGGAGAACGAACCCGCCGCCTTCTGGAAGGACTCGACGGTCAGGTCCTTGCCCGCCTTCTCGGCGATCGCCAGGAAGAGATCGGCGGACATGTATCCGGTGACCATGTGCATGTTCAGCGGTACGTCCTTGCCGCCCGCCGCCTTCCTGATGTCCTCCTTGAACTGCTGCATCCCCGCGCTGTCCGACTCGAAGGGCTCGAACTGCAGCAGCACATGCACGCCGTCCAGCGCCTGCTTCGTAGCGTCCTTCGCGAGCAGCCCGGGGTCGTAATCCGTCGGGTCGGACAGCACGCCCTTGAAGCCGCCGCGCTTGAGCGTCGTGAACAGACCGATGTTGTACGGCGTCTGCATCACGGAGATCACGACGTCCGGCGCCTTGCCGCCGTCGCTGCGCATGATCTCCTTGGTGTACGCCGACCAGTCGCTCGGCACCGACGTCGCCGGCACGACGGCCTTGGCGTACGACACCTTGTACCCGGCGGCGGAGAAGCCCTGGGTGAAGGTACGGATGCCGAACTTGCCCGCGTCGTTGTCATTGGCGAGCAGCGCCACCGACTTGCCCTTGGCCCCACCGAGCACCTTGGCCAGACCCTCCGGCCAGGTCTGGTTGAGCGTGCCGCCCGGCATCGGGACGAGGCAGCCGTTGAAGCCGTAGATGTACTTGGGCCCGCAGAACGAGGGCAGCGTGCCCCACCCGAAGGTCGGCACCTTCTGCTGCTCCAGGAAATCGGCGCCGGAGAAGGTGACCGAGCTCATCGGGGCCACGGCGAAGACTTTCTCGCGCTGGACGAGCCCCCGCGCGGCAGCCAGGTTCTTGGCGGGGTCCTGGCCATCGTCCTCGGCGCCCAGGTAGTCGATCTTCCGGCCGTTGACGCCGCCCTCCGCGTTGGCGCGGTCGTAACGGGCCTTCGCACCGAGATCGGTGTCCTTCTTGGAGTACCCGCTCGCGGTGGTCATCGAGACGATGCCGCCGACCTTGATGGAGTCGGCGCTCACTCCGCGTACAGAGCCGCCCCCGCCCTTGCCCGTGTCGTCGCCGGGACCATGGGTCGATGCGGAGTTGCACGCGGTGGCGGCCAGCAGCACTGCGGCAGCTGCGGCGATGGTGCGGATCGGTCGCAACACAGTGGGGTCCCTCCCTTGGGGTGCCCCGCATTCTGTGGCTGACCTGATGAACCGTCAATAACTGACGCATCGAGAATTGATGAACCGTCAGAAGAGTGCGGAATCCGTAGCCGTCACCGACCGCCGTCACCGGTAGAGCGCGTCCACCTCTACCCGGTACGCCGCCTCGATCGCCTTGCGCTTGAGCTTCAGCGAGGGCGTCAGCAGCCCGTGCTCCTCGCTGAACTGGTGGGCCAGTATCCGGAACGTACGGATCGATTCGGCCTGCGATACCAGCGTGTTGGCGGCCACCACCGCCCGCCGGACCTCCATCTCCAGATCGGGATCCCGCACCAGGTCCGCCGCATTCAACGGCGGCTTGTTGCGCATCTGGAGCCAGTGGTCGACGGCCTCCTGGTCGAGTGTGACGAGGGCGGCGATGTACGGTCTGTCGTTGCCGACGGCGAGGCACTGAGCCACCAGCGGATGCGACCGCACCCGCTCCTCCAGGCCGATCGGCGACACACTCTTGCCGCCGGACGTCACGATGATCTCTTTCTTCCGCCCGGTGATCGTCAGATAGCCGTCCTCGTCCAGGGCGCCGATGTCACCCGTGGCCAGCCAGCCGTCGTGCAGCACCGCGTCCGTGGCCTTGGGGTCGTTGAGATACCCGGAGAAGACCTGGCCGCCGTGCAGCCAGACCTCCCCGTCGTCGGCGATGTGCACCGTGGTGCCGGGCAGTGGCTGTCCGACCGTGCCGTAGCGGGTGCGTTCGGGCGGGTTGGCGGTGGCGGCAGCGGTCGACTCCGTCAGGCCGTACCCCTCGTAGATCGTCACGCCGGCGCCCGCGAAGAACAGCCCGAGCCGCCGCCCCATCGCCGACCCCCCGGACATGGCGTGCCGCACGCGACCGCCCATGGCGTCGCGCACCTTCCCGTACACCGCCTTCTCGAAGAACTGGTGCTGCAGCCGCAGCGAGGCGGAAGGCCCGGGCCCGGTGCCGAAAGCGCGGTGCTCCAGCGCCTCCGCGTACCGCACCGCCACCTCGACGGCCTTGTCGAACGGGCCCAGCTTCCCGGCGGCCTCGGCCTTGCGCCGCGCCCCGCTGTAGACCTTCTCGAAGATGTACGGCACGGCCAGGATGAACGTCGGCCGGAACGCCACCAGATCGGGCATCAGCGCCTGCGCCGAGAGAACGGGCTGATGGCCGAGCTTGACCCGCCCCCTGATCGCCGCGACCTCGATCATGCGCCCGAAGACGTGCGCGAGCGGCAGGAAGAGCAGCGTCGAAGCCTCGTCGCCCGGCTTGGAGTGGAACACCGACTCCCAGCGGGTGATCGCGGTATCGGTCTCGTACATGAAATTCGCATGTGTGATCACACAGCCCTTGGGGCGGCCCGTCGTGCCCGACGTATAGATCACGGTGGCCACCGAATCGGGCGTCACCGCCCGCCGGTGGCGGTGCACGACATCGTCCTCGATGTCCGCCCCCACCCGGGCGAGCTCGGCCTCGGCGCCCGCGTCCAGCTGCCACAGCCGCTTCAGCAGCGGCAGCCGGTCGATCACCGAGGCGATGGTCATCGCATGGTCCTCGTGCTCCACCATGCAGGCCGAGACCCCGGCGTCGTGCAGCGTCCAGAAGACCTGCTCGGCGGAGGCCGTGGGGTAGATGGGCACGGGCTGCGCGCCGACCGTCCAGAGCGCGAAATCGAAGAGCGTCCACTCGTAGCGCGTACGCGACATGATCGCGACCCGGTCCCCGAACCGGACACCGTGCGCCAGCAGCCCCTTGGCGATCGCCAGCACCTCGTCACGGAACTGGGCCGCCGGCACGTCGTGCCACAGCCCGTCTTCGCCCTTGCGTCCGAGCGCGACGCGGTACGGATCCGTCTCGGCGTGGTCGAAGACGGCGTCCGCCAGCCCGCCGACCTGAGGCGCCGTCGCCATGGGTGGGACAGTGAACTCGCGCAATGACCTGCTCCTTGTGGCGCTCCGCACAGCGCCGTGACCGTACCCCAGCGGGCCAGTCGACGGGAGGGGGTCGCGGAATCCGAATTCATGTGCATCTGTACAGCTCAGCCGGTGGAAAACGGGCACATGGGGAAGGCTCGGACGTGCTCCTGACCGTGGAGTAAGTATGGTGCGCGAGAATCTCCACCAAATCTGTACACCTACTGCGTATTCCCCCGGTGCAGTCGGTCGCCGCCCGCCAGGATCGCCGCCGCCAGGGCGTCCGCCGCGTCCTGTGCGGCCGCGCGCCTGCGCCCGTGCAGCAGGACGAAGTCCACGCCGCCGAGATCCGGCAGGCCCGCCTTCGCGGGCAGGGGGGCCAGGCCGGGCGGGATCAGGCCGCGGGTGTGCGCCATGACGCCGAGGCCCGCGCGGGCCGCCGCGATCAGGCCGCTGAGGCTGCCGCTCGTACAGGCGATGCGCCAGGGGCGGCCGTGTTCCTCCAGGACTTCGAGGGCGCGGGCCCGGGTGATGCCGGGCGGCGGGAAGAGGATCAGCGGGACCGGGCGGTCCGGGTCGAGGCGCAGCGACGGGGCGCCGATCCAGGTGAGCGTGGACTGCCAGACCAGTTCGCCGTGGGTGTCGCCCGTACGCCGCTTGGCGAGGACCAGATCGTGGCGGCCTGCCTCCAGCTGGCGGTGCAGGGTGCCGGACAGCTCGACGGTCAGCTCAAGCTCGACCTCGGGGTGGTCGAGGCGGAAGGTCTCCAGGATTTCCGGCAGGCGCGTCAGTACGAAGTCCTCCGAGGCGCCGAAGCGCAACCTGCCGCGGAGTCGGGTCCCTGTGAAGAAGGCGGCGGCCCGCTCGTGGGCCTGCAGGATCGTACGGGCGAAGCCGAGCATCGCCTCGCCGTCCTCCGTGAGCTCCACGCGGTGTGTGTCACGCGTGAAGAGCCGACGCCCGGTCGCGTCCTCCAGGCGGCGCACGTGCTGGCTCACTGTGGACTGGCGGAGGCCGAGGCGGCGGGCGGCCTGGGTGAAGCTCAGGGTCTGGGCGACGGCGAGGAAGGTGCGGAGCTGGGTGGGCTCGTACATGGGAGTAGCTTATCGATGATCGTGATGACAGTAAGAGCTGTATACGGGATTCCCGATCGCGGCATTGAGGTGGACGATGGAGAGGGCACGTACTGAACCGACAGCAAGTGGAGCTCATGAGCCGCCGCATGATGCAGTTGCCGTCCTGGCTGCCGATCGATCCGTACATCCTGGCGCTCATCGGGACGGTGGTCCTCGCGACACTGCTGCCGGCGTCCGGCGCGGCGGCCGAGGCGGTCGGCGGGGCGTCCACCGGAGCGGTTGCGCTGCTGTTCTTCCTCTACGGCGCACGGCTCTCCACACGCGAGGCGGTCGACGGGCTGCGGCACTGGCGGCTCCATCTGACGGTCCTGGCCTGCACGTTCGCGCTCTTCCCGCTGCTCGGCCTGGCGGCCAAGGGGCTCGTCCCGTACGTCCTCACTCCCCAGCTCTCCGGCGGCCTCCTCTTCCTCTGTCTCGTCCCGTCGACCATCCAGTCCTCGATCGCCTTCACCTCCATCGCGCGCGGAAATGTGCCCGCGGCGATCTGCGCGGGGTCCTTCTCCAGCCTCGTCGGGATCTTCCTCACCCCGCTGCTGGCGGCCCTGCTGATCGGCGGCGGAGTGGGTGGCTTCTCCGCCGACTCGCTGCTGAAGATCGTCGTGCAACTGCTGCTGCCGTTCGTCGCGGGACAGCTGCTGCGGCGCTGGGTGGGCGGCTTCCTGGTGCGGCACAAGAAGGCGCTCGGGTACGTGGACCGCGGCTCGATACTGCTCGTCGTCTACACCGCGTTCAGCCACGGCGTGACGGAGGGCATCTGGCACCAGGTGAGCCCGGCCCGGCTCGGCGCGCTGCTGGGCGTCGAGGCGGTGCTGCTCGCGGCGATGCTGGCGCTGAGCTGGTACGGGGCGAAGGGGCTCGGCTTCGGACGCGGCGACCGGATCGCGATCCAGTTCGCGGGGTCGAAGAAGTCACTGGCGGCGGGACTGCCGATGGCGAGTGTGCTGTTCGGGGCGGAGGCGAGCTTGGCGGTGCTGCCGTTGATGCTGTTCCACCAGATGCAGTTGATGGTGTGCGCGGTGATTGCGAAACGACGGGCGGACGATGCGGTGCGGGAGGGGGAGGGTCCGGTTGCGACGCGGCGGGTTCCGGTGGCGGGGTGACCGCTGCGGGGGGCTTGTTCCCCACCCAGCCCCTTCCCGCTGTGACACGGGGCGGCTCCGCCGCAGGCATTCCGCACCTACCCGCCCCTGACCAGTGCCGCCCCCGCCTGGCAAAATCGCCAAGTGACTTCCGCGATACGCCCCTTCGGCCCCCGCCCCTGCGCCCTCACCGTCTGCCGGGGCTGCTGTTGCGGTGACGCCCGCAAGCACCCGGGCACGGACCACGACGGCCAGCTGCGCCGCCTTCGCGAGGCCGCCGCCGCGTCCGGTGGGCGGCTTGCGGTGCGTACGAGCGAATGCCTCGGCCCGTGCGGTCAGGCCAACGTCGTAGTGGTCCAGCCCTCCACCGAGGGACGCCGCCGTGGCGGGCGCGCAGCCTGGGTCGGCTGGGCACTGGACGACGACTGTACGGACGACATCCTGGCCTGGGTCGCAGCCGGCGGCCCAGGCATCGCCAAGCCCCCGGCCACCCTGGCACTCCAGCTCATCCCGGCCCCGGCGGAAGCCAGAAGCCGGGCCCGGCGCGGGCAGCGCCGCTGACGCAAACGCCGCCCGGCGGCGCGAACTCGCGCCGACGTCAGCCGCCGCCCCGCCGCTCGGCCACCGCTGCGGGACATCCCGAGATGGTAGCGGGCTCGCCGCCCCGGATCCGGTCTTACGGAGAGGCCCGGCCGGCGCAGGGGGCGCTCCCCGCCGGCCGGGCCCGTATCCCGTGTCGCGGGGCGCGTCAGACCCCGGTGTGCAGGGCGATGCGCTCGTCGCCCGCGTACACGTTCATGTTCGGCCCGCGCAGGAAGCCGACCAGTGTCAGACCGGTCTCGGCCGCCAGGTCCACGGCCAGGGACGAAGGTGCGGAGACTGCCGCGAGGACCGGGATACCGGCCATCACCGCCTTCTGTGCGAGCTCGAAGGACGCCCGCCCCGACACGAGCAGAACCGCCCGCGACAGCGGCAGGCGACTGTCCTGAAGTGCCCGCCCCACGAGCTTGTCGACCGCGTTGTGCCGGCCGACGTCCTCCCGTACGTCGAGCAGCTCGCCCGCCTCCGAGAACAGCGCGGCCGCATGCAGCCCCCCGGTCCTGTCGAACACCTGCTGTGCCGCGCGCAGCCGGTCGGGGAGGCCGGCGAGCAGCTCGGGTGTGAGGCGGACCGGGGGAGTATCGGCGATCGGGAAGCGGGCGGTGGTGCGGACCGCGTCGAGACTGGCCTTGCCGCACAGGCCGCACGACGACGTCGTGTAGACGTTGCGCTCAAGGGTGATGTCCGGGACGGGGACACCCGGAGCGAGCTTGACATCCACCACGTTGTACGTGTTCGTACCGTCCTCAGTGGCGCCCGCGCAGTACACGATCGACTGCACGTCGTCGGCGGCACCGAGCACGCCCTCGCTCACCAGAAAGCCCGCCGCGAGCGCGAAGTCGTCGCCCGGCGTCCGCATGGTGATGGCGAGCGGCTTGCCGTTCAGCCGGATTTCGAGGGGCTCCTCGGCGACCAGCGTGTCGGGACGCGTCGTGACCGCCCCGTCCCTGACGCGGATGACGCGGCGGCGCTCGGTGACCCGTCCCATGATGATCAGTCCCGACTTTGTACGTGCTGATAGCCGAAGCGGCCCTTGATGCAGAGGTTGCCGTGGGTCACCGGGTTGTCGTGCGGCGAGGTGACCTTGACGATCTCATTCTCCTGCACGTGCAGGGTGAGGCTGTAGCCGACGCCGCAGTCCACGCATGCGGAGTCGGTCAGCGGCGCGTCGTGCTCGGCGGAGATGCGGGCGTCGAAGCCGCGGCCCGCTACGGCCATGGCGAAGGTGTTCTGCCACTGCTCGCCGCACGCGTCCACGCACTTGTAGCAGAGGACGCACTTGTCGTAGTCGCGGACGTACAGGTCGTTGTCGATCTTGGGCTGTTCGTTGAGGCGGGCGGCGTCCGGGCCGAAACGGTCGGGCTTCGCCTCGTAGGGTCAAGAGTCGCCGTCGGCAGGCCGTCGGCGGGAAGCTCCAAAGACTGAGGGGCGAATCCTGTCGGTTCACGTGCCCTCGTACCGGTGAGTCGCAAAGAAGACTGGGCCGTTCCGACTGTTCGCAAATGAAAGGTGGAACCGTACATGGCCGGCTCACGTGTCGTCGCGCTCGGGCACTATCAACCTGCCAAGGTGCTCACCAACGACGATCTGGCGGCCATGGTCGACACCAGCGACGAGTGGATCACCAGTCGGGTCGGCATCAGGACCCGCCATGTCGCCGGCCCCGACGAGCCCGTCGACGAGCTGGCCGCCCACGCCGGGGCCAAGGCCCTCGCCGCCGCCGGCATGGTTCCCGCCGACAT
This window harbors:
- a CDS encoding ABC transporter permease subunit, which encodes MGDLLGFVLSGLVSGALYALLATGLVLSYSASGLFNFAHGATAYLCALAFYELHSGFGWPAVPTAFLLVCVVAPGIGWGLDRLMFRKLARVGETAQIVATIGLLVALPAAGLWAVELLAEAGAPVVPAENQFGLPGVGPSPATSWQLMDGVGIDSDQLITWLATAVVAVGLWVLMRHTGLGLRLRAAVDNRTLVELRGISADRLSSVAWMLSSGLAGLAGVLATPLLGLSAHDYTLFLFVSATAAVLGRFASIPLAFAGGLGLGVLQNLTAGYASFADDITGFRTAVPFLILFAGLLVMTRRQRTAGTAAADAPPVDYLAGRSWARRWGPWASGAALLSAAFYTVTTPFWSGILAQGLAISLVFVSFTVVTGLGAMVSLAQATFVTGAALVAGLLMSHGWPFVAAALVGTCAAAALGALVALPALRLGGRSLALATLALAFLADQVLFQMRWLRNGDTGWEIPRPVFGPVNLADDRAMGVALVFLLTAAVASLSALRNSPSGRAMLAVRSAPAAASASGVSVIRTKLMLFTLSAGIAGFGGVMYASYNTRITATDFTAMTGLIWLAVVVAAGVRRPQFAVVAGLVFALVPHAVSEYVTESTQLPVILFGLAGLALANDPDGYCAAVAVRRYRRRGVGAGDLLRVGDGDSARAAAGNSARAEAGESARVAAGDSARGEAGDSARVAAGDSARGKAGESARMAAGDSARGKAGDSARMAARESARVRVPSPLPAASEPPGGVGGGVPPLPPLRPEAETPAQGTTPAAQDAPGAPTSQPSVNGAPVEQAAPALGGRGASPRFGKGRGGGEAPSAALTLRGVHAGYGGAPVLHGVDLTVRAGEIVALLGPNGAGKSTTCHVAAGLIPPLSGSVHIHTRDATRDATRDGPVRRSRAGVVLAPEGRGIFPSLTIEENLALRLPEQSARDAVYERFASLAKRRTVPAGSLSGGEQQMLALAPLLQRPPAVLVADEPSLGLAPRIVEEVFRLLTELREAGTALLLVEEKAAGALGIADTVAYLAQGRVTWCGPRDEVRADRLTEAYLGIAATE
- a CDS encoding ABC transporter substrate-binding protein, with amino-acid sequence MLRPIRTIAAAAAVLLAATACNSASTHGPGDDTGKGGGGSVRGVSADSIKVGGIVSMTTASGYSKKDTDLGAKARYDRANAEGGVNGRKIDYLGAEDDGQDPAKNLAAARGLVQREKVFAVAPMSSVTFSGADFLEQQKVPTFGWGTLPSFCGPKYIYGFNGCLVPMPGGTLNQTWPEGLAKVLGGAKGKSVALLANDNDAGKFGIRTFTQGFSAAGYKVSYAKAVVPATSVPSDWSAYTKEIMRSDGGKAPDVVISVMQTPYNIGLFTTLKRGGFKGVLSDPTDYDPGLLAKDATKQALDGVHVLLQFEPFESDSAGMQQFKEDIRKAAGGKDVPLNMHMVTGYMSADLFLAIAEKAGKDLTVESFQKAAGSFSDSGTLVGDRAEPKGQRESFGCGALVQLKDGKYKVSSPFKCYPPIPFD
- a CDS encoding AMP-dependent synthetase/ligase, with the translated sequence MATAPQVGGLADAVFDHAETDPYRVALGRKGEDGLWHDVPAAQFRDEVLAIAKGLLAHGVRFGDRVAIMSRTRYEWTLFDFALWTVGAQPVPIYPTASAEQVFWTLHDAGVSACMVEHEDHAMTIASVIDRLPLLKRLWQLDAGAEAELARVGADIEDDVVHRHRRAVTPDSVATVIYTSGTTGRPKGCVITHANFMYETDTAITRWESVFHSKPGDEASTLLFLPLAHVFGRMIEVAAIRGRVKLGHQPVLSAQALMPDLVAFRPTFILAVPYIFEKVYSGARRKAEAAGKLGPFDKAVEVAVRYAEALEHRAFGTGPGPSASLRLQHQFFEKAVYGKVRDAMGGRVRHAMSGGSAMGRRLGLFFAGAGVTIYEGYGLTESTAAATANPPERTRYGTVGQPLPGTTVHIADDGEVWLHGGQVFSGYLNDPKATDAVLHDGWLATGDIGALDEDGYLTITGRKKEIIVTSGGKSVSPIGLEERVRSHPLVAQCLAVGNDRPYIAALVTLDQEAVDHWLQMRNKPPLNAADLVRDPDLEMEVRRAVVAANTLVSQAESIRTFRILAHQFSEEHGLLTPSLKLKRKAIEAAYRVEVDALYR
- a CDS encoding LysR substrate-binding domain-containing protein, whose translation is MYEPTQLRTFLAVAQTLSFTQAARRLGLRQSTVSQHVRRLEDATGRRLFTRDTHRVELTEDGEAMLGFARTILQAHERAAAFFTGTRLRGRLRFGASEDFVLTRLPEILETFRLDHPEVELELTVELSGTLHRQLEAGRHDLVLAKRRTGDTHGELVWQSTLTWIGAPSLRLDPDRPVPLILFPPPGITRARALEVLEEHGRPWRIACTSGSLSGLIAAARAGLGVMAHTRGLIPPGLAPLPAKAGLPDLGGVDFVLLHGRRRAAAQDAADALAAAILAGGDRLHRGNTQ
- a CDS encoding bile acid:sodium symporter family protein, with the translated sequence MSRRMMQLPSWLPIDPYILALIGTVVLATLLPASGAAAEAVGGASTGAVALLFFLYGARLSTREAVDGLRHWRLHLTVLACTFALFPLLGLAAKGLVPYVLTPQLSGGLLFLCLVPSTIQSSIAFTSIARGNVPAAICAGSFSSLVGIFLTPLLAALLIGGGVGGFSADSLLKIVVQLLLPFVAGQLLRRWVGGFLVRHKKALGYVDRGSILLVVYTAFSHGVTEGIWHQVSPARLGALLGVEAVLLAAMLALSWYGAKGLGFGRGDRIAIQFAGSKKSLAAGLPMASVLFGAEASLAVLPLMLFHQMQLMVCAVIAKRRADDAVREGEGPVATRRVPVAG
- a CDS encoding (2Fe-2S) ferredoxin domain-containing protein, with protein sequence MTSAIRPFGPRPCALTVCRGCCCGDARKHPGTDHDGQLRRLREAAAASGGRLAVRTSECLGPCGQANVVVVQPSTEGRRRGGRAAWVGWALDDDCTDDILAWVAAGGPGIAKPPATLALQLIPAPAEARSRARRGQRR
- the fdhD gene encoding formate dehydrogenase accessory sulfurtransferase FdhD, with amino-acid sequence MGRVTERRRVIRVRDGAVTTRPDTLVAEEPLEIRLNGKPLAITMRTPGDDFALAAGFLVSEGVLGAADDVQSIVYCAGATEDGTNTYNVVDVKLAPGVPVPDITLERNVYTTSSCGLCGKASLDAVRTTARFPIADTPPVRLTPELLAGLPDRLRAAQQVFDRTGGLHAAALFSEAGELLDVREDVGRHNAVDKLVGRALQDSRLPLSRAVLLVSGRASFELAQKAVMAGIPVLAAVSAPSSLAVDLAAETGLTLVGFLRGPNMNVYAGDERIALHTGV